From Aquila chrysaetos chrysaetos chromosome 3, bAquChr1.4, whole genome shotgun sequence, the proteins below share one genomic window:
- the LOC115339490 gene encoding oxidative stress-responsive serine-rich protein 1-like isoform X2 — protein sequence MDLEAKDEEEESLQTAFKKLRVDAAGCIAALSVGDGTILRTPIRAAMDGAKQQTVCSKEAWHGCVRKPSRGSARVPRRRRSKSPVLHPPKFTYCNMKANNQLKHKTQADTSKGSISSDIFVTAEHGTKDRHDSHFEASDDRTEPLEAFTAEEPLEKSRGNCPTLSSSFETSLHSSQTSDFQSLSMLSNGRQCPCTDKNCQCKQWRTMEVYSFSGLRSVLSECEKAVLGVHAQSLQNRSPCGTASSGSPRSCSEQARAFVDDVTIEDLSGYMEYYLYIPKKMSHMAEMMYT from the exons ATGTATTGCAGCTCTGTCTGTGGGCGACGGGACGATTCTCAGAACACCGATAAGAGCAGCCATGGATGGAGCCAAGCAACAGACTGTCTGCTCAAAGGAAGCGTGGCATGG GTGTGTGAGAAAGCCTTCCAGAGGATCGGCAAGAGTCCCACGTCGAAGACGCTCAAAGTCTCCTGTCCTGCATCCTCCCAAGTTTACGTATTGCAATATGAAAGCCAACAACCAGCTGAAACACAAAACCCAGGCAGACACATCAAAGGGTAGTATCAGTTCAGACATTTTTGTTACAGCAGAACACGGTACGAAGGACAGGCACGATTCTCACTTTGAGGCCAGTGATGACAGAACTGAACCTTTGGAAGCTTTTACTGCCGAAGAGCCTTTGGAGAAGTCAAGAGGGAATTGCCCTACTCTCTCCTCATCCTTTGAAACTAGCTTGCATTCTAGCCAAACCTCAGATTTCCAGTCCTTATCCATGCTTAGCAACGGCAGGCAGTGCCCTTGTACGGACAAGAATTGCCAGTGCAAACAGTGGCGAACCATGGAAGTGTACTCTTTCTCTGGCTTGCGGAGTGTCCTGTCAGAATGTGAAAAGGCAGTCCTAGGAGTCCATGCCCAGTCTCTTCAAAATAGATCCCCTTGTGGGACAGCCTCATCAGGTTCTCCTAGATCTTGTTCTGAGCAAGCTCGAGCCTTTGTGGATGACGTGACTATTGAAGATCTTTCTGGATACATGGAATACTACTTATATATTCCCAAGAAAATGTCTCACATGGCAGAAATGATGTATACTTGA